A single window of bacterium DNA harbors:
- a CDS encoding DSD1 family PLP-dependent enzyme encodes MTRAGLPSRGLREADLDTPALVVDLDSLERNLDRMAEAARTADVALRPHVKTHKSVTIARMQLERGAVGVCVQTVSEAEAMVAGGIRDVFVANEVVGAGKLRRLARLAGEANITVCVDDAGNLDDLGEAVRRAGSSVGVMVEMNTAEHRAGVPPGEPFLRLAQRVESTPSVRFVGLQAYNGVAQHIRDHPSRRAATERNTALVRESVDLLARKGIRCQVVSGGGTGTYDLEAASEVYNEIQPGTYVFMDADYLANRGRFGGPFRDFEVSLYVLATVMSRRPGIAIVDAGLKAVSLGNGLPVVQGGGALYKRFADEHGVLAPSDGPLPDLGQQVRLIPVNCDPTVNLYDHLVGVRNGVVDEVWPVDARGY; translated from the coding sequence ATGACCCGAGCCGGTCTGCCGTCACGCGGCCTGCGCGAGGCCGACCTCGACACGCCGGCTCTGGTGGTGGATCTCGACTCGCTCGAGCGCAATCTCGATCGCATGGCCGAGGCGGCGCGCACGGCCGATGTCGCCCTGCGGCCGCACGTCAAGACCCACAAGAGCGTCACGATCGCCCGGATGCAGCTGGAGCGAGGCGCGGTCGGGGTCTGCGTGCAGACGGTCTCGGAGGCGGAGGCCATGGTGGCGGGCGGCATCCGGGATGTCTTCGTGGCCAACGAGGTAGTCGGCGCCGGGAAGCTCCGCCGCCTGGCGCGGTTGGCCGGTGAGGCCAACATCACGGTCTGCGTGGACGACGCCGGCAACCTCGACGACCTTGGCGAGGCGGTTCGCCGGGCCGGGTCGTCCGTCGGCGTGATGGTGGAGATGAACACCGCCGAGCACCGCGCCGGCGTGCCACCCGGCGAACCCTTTCTTCGGCTGGCCCAGCGGGTGGAGTCGACTCCTTCGGTACGGTTCGTAGGGCTACAGGCCTACAACGGGGTCGCCCAGCACATCAGAGACCATCCGTCCCGCCGGGCCGCCACGGAGCGGAACACCGCCTTGGTGCGGGAATCGGTGGACCTGTTGGCCCGTAAAGGCATCCGGTGCCAGGTGGTCAGCGGCGGGGGGACGGGGACCTACGACCTCGAGGCCGCATCAGAGGTCTACAACGAGATCCAGCCCGGCACCTACGTGTTCATGGACGCGGACTACCTGGCCAACCGGGGCCGGTTCGGCGGGCCGTTCCGTGACTTCGAGGTAAGCCTCTACGTTCTGGCGACCGTCATGAGCCGCCGGCCCGGCATAGCGATCGTCGACGCGGGGCTCAAGGCAGTCTCGCTCGGGAACGGGCTCCCGGTCGTGCAAGGCGGCGGAGCTCTGTACAAGAGGTTCGCCGACGAGCACGGTGTACTGGCCCCATCCGACGGGCCCTTACCCGACCTCGGCCAACAGGTCCGCCTGATACCGGTCAACTGCGACCCCACCGTCAACCTCTACGATCACCTCGTCGGGGTCCGCAACGGCGTGGTGGACGAGGTCTGGCCCGTCGACGCCCGTGGGTACTGA
- a CDS encoding amidohydrolase family protein: MIIDTHVWLSKPEHWGDQDIMDDAMYKAGWAARGLGTKTGLTKGINAEQMVEIMDEAGVDMAVCHSVKVPRLNTHVPTEWVISECAKFPDRLIPMGSVDLLGGVKSLREMEEITAMGGVGMKMTPAPSYGIPLNDERLMPIYEKAAELGMIIQIHTGWSGFGRLADQHPILLDDVAVRVPELKLIVVHAGENYYEEVVMMMLKNPNMYAGTGWWGFLQPLETNVRFLKYAKHFMVLDKCLWGTDNFDCREDVPYTRSFPRLARELNIAPGLPELTDEDIDAYLGDNAAKLYGVEKD, encoded by the coding sequence ATGATCATCGACACGCATGTGTGGCTGTCGAAGCCGGAGCACTGGGGCGACCAGGACATCATGGACGACGCCATGTACAAGGCGGGCTGGGCAGCGCGGGGTCTCGGTACCAAGACCGGGCTCACCAAGGGCATCAACGCCGAGCAGATGGTGGAGATCATGGACGAGGCGGGGGTCGACATGGCTGTCTGCCACTCGGTGAAGGTGCCCCGCCTCAACACCCACGTCCCGACCGAGTGGGTGATTTCGGAGTGTGCCAAGTTCCCCGACCGCCTGATCCCGATGGGCAGCGTCGACCTGCTCGGCGGCGTCAAATCCCTGCGGGAGATGGAGGAGATCACCGCCATGGGTGGCGTCGGCATGAAGATGACCCCCGCGCCGAGCTACGGGATCCCCCTCAACGACGAGCGCCTCATGCCGATCTACGAGAAGGCGGCCGAGCTTGGGATGATCATCCAGATCCATACCGGATGGTCCGGGTTCGGCCGGCTCGCCGACCAGCATCCCATCCTCCTGGACGACGTGGCGGTGCGCGTCCCCGAGTTGAAGCTGATCGTGGTGCACGCCGGGGAGAACTACTACGAGGAAGTGGTGATGATGATGCTGAAGAACCCCAACATGTACGCCGGCACCGGCTGGTGGGGGTTCCTGCAGCCGCTCGAGACCAACGTGCGGTTCCTCAAGTACGCCAAGCACTTCATGGTGCTGGACAAGTGCCTGTGGGGTACCGACAACTTCGACTGCCGCGAGGACGTGCCGTACACCCGGTCCTTCCCGAGGCTGGCCCGGGAACTGAACATCGCTCCGGGGTTGCCGGAGTTGACGGACGAGGACATCGATGCCTACCTGGGCGACAACGCCGCCAAGCTGTACGGGGTCGAGAAGGACTGA
- a CDS encoding CocE/NonD family hydrolase, giving the protein MTAIQEVRAGVSVMIDVMVPMRDGVNLSADVYLPPGDGPFPTLLCRTTYGKQSGEVCTDLAYLQEWVPRFLGGGYAAVMQDCRGRYDSGGDFVPYIHEASDGADTLAWLASQPWCDGNIGMFGQSYVAFTQLQAALSGHPSLRGILPVGNQEDNFGYFLMDGGVLQLQNFVWGINSGRRTMNCTSFEFLDVEALYRHMPLKGAVSGIFRPAYWAFLDHPTFDGSWQTYGLKDKYGMIETPAYFVTGWYDTLSREVFKAYTGLKRRGGSKAARDLTRIIIGPWSHDLDRADRNGDIDLGPGVHFDLPGLHLDWYDRRLKGIDNGVDGEPPVRIYVMGDAEWRSESEWPLARTDYRPLYLHGEGDARSLSGNGSASFDHPADEPADRFVYDPENPVPTLGGCDVMLDNAGPKDRSELQERTDVLVYTSDPLDGDLEVTGPVTMTLYASSSAPDTDFTATLCDVHPDGRAIIVCEGIRRARYRDSVTDPTLMTPRTPYQFTIDMWQTSQVFKAGHRLRVEVSSSNFPRFDRNPNMGGELWNETSMQSATQTVFHDRDRPSHVLLPVIPR; this is encoded by the coding sequence ATGACCGCCATACAGGAGGTTCGGGCCGGGGTATCGGTCATGATCGACGTGATGGTCCCTATGCGGGACGGGGTCAACCTGTCGGCCGATGTCTACTTGCCGCCCGGCGACGGGCCCTTCCCAACCCTCCTGTGCCGGACGACCTATGGCAAGCAGAGCGGCGAGGTATGTACCGACCTCGCCTACTTGCAGGAGTGGGTGCCTCGCTTCCTCGGAGGCGGATACGCGGCGGTGATGCAGGACTGCCGGGGACGTTACGACTCGGGTGGCGACTTCGTTCCCTACATCCACGAAGCTTCCGACGGGGCCGACACGCTGGCATGGCTGGCCTCCCAGCCCTGGTGCGACGGCAACATCGGTATGTTCGGGCAGTCGTACGTCGCCTTCACCCAACTGCAGGCGGCCCTGTCCGGCCACCCCTCGCTCAGGGGCATCCTGCCGGTAGGCAACCAGGAGGACAATTTCGGTTACTTCCTGATGGACGGCGGAGTCCTCCAGTTGCAGAATTTCGTGTGGGGTATCAATAGCGGTCGGCGGACCATGAACTGCACCAGCTTCGAATTCCTCGACGTGGAGGCGCTGTACCGTCATATGCCCCTAAAAGGAGCCGTGTCAGGCATCTTCCGGCCCGCGTACTGGGCATTTCTGGACCATCCCACCTTCGACGGGTCGTGGCAGACCTACGGATTGAAGGACAAGTACGGGATGATCGAGACGCCCGCCTACTTCGTCACCGGCTGGTACGACACCCTGTCACGCGAGGTCTTCAAGGCCTACACCGGCCTCAAGCGAAGGGGAGGGTCTAAGGCGGCCCGTGACCTGACCCGGATCATCATCGGCCCGTGGTCGCACGACCTCGACCGGGCTGATCGCAACGGCGACATCGACCTCGGGCCCGGCGTGCATTTCGACCTGCCCGGTCTCCACCTCGATTGGTACGACCGTCGACTCAAGGGTATCGACAACGGCGTGGACGGGGAGCCGCCGGTGAGGATCTACGTGATGGGCGACGCCGAATGGCGCAGCGAGAGCGAGTGGCCCCTGGCCCGCACCGACTACCGGCCCCTCTACCTGCACGGCGAAGGAGACGCCCGCTCGCTCTCCGGCAACGGAAGCGCGTCCTTCGACCATCCGGCCGACGAACCCGCCGATCGCTTCGTGTACGACCCTGAGAACCCGGTTCCCACCCTCGGAGGATGCGACGTGATGCTCGACAACGCCGGGCCCAAGGACCGTTCCGAGCTGCAGGAGCGAACCGATGTCCTCGTGTACACCAGCGATCCGCTGGACGGCGATCTGGAGGTCACCGGCCCGGTGACGATGACCCTCTACGCCTCCAGTTCGGCGCCCGATACGGACTTCACCGCCACCCTATGCGATGTCCACCCGGACGGCCGGGCCATCATCGTGTGCGAGGGGATCCGCCGCGCCCGGTACCGGGACTCGGTCACCGACCCGACACTCATGACTCCGCGCACCCCGTACCAGTTCACCATCGACATGTGGCAGACCAGCCAGGTCTTCAAGGCCGGCCACCGGCTCCGGGTGGAGGTCTCGAGCAGCAACTTCCCACGCTTCGACCGCAACCCCAACATGGGTGGGGAACTCTGGAACGAGACCTCGATGCAATCTGCCACCCAGACGGTGTTCCACGACCGGGACCGACCCAGCCACGTGCTCCTACCCGTCATCCCCCGTTGA
- a CDS encoding nucleotidyltransferase domain-containing protein, giving the protein MDLTHPISALAPGLTGAVLEVLARATHPLTGRAVQRLVSRPASQAGVQKALDRLADTGLVSQTGAGRALLHRLNRAHVLAPAVLEVVAMNETIPIRIAEAVRIHAPGASSALLFGSVARREAAPHSDIDLLVVWPDTTEESTRWSAAADIAVAVARLTGNPCTPLVYTEDEYAGLPERAPAFAASLDRDSIDLLAYRV; this is encoded by the coding sequence ATGGACTTGACACACCCGATCAGCGCGCTTGCGCCCGGTCTCACCGGCGCGGTGCTCGAAGTACTGGCCAGGGCCACCCACCCGCTCACGGGGCGGGCGGTGCAGAGACTCGTCTCGAGGCCTGCCAGCCAGGCAGGGGTCCAGAAGGCCCTGGACAGGCTGGCGGATACCGGCTTGGTGAGCCAGACCGGAGCGGGGCGCGCCTTGCTGCACCGGTTGAACCGCGCCCACGTCCTAGCCCCCGCCGTCCTCGAAGTGGTCGCGATGAACGAGACCATACCGATCCGGATTGCCGAAGCGGTACGGATCCACGCCCCCGGCGCATCAAGTGCCCTGCTGTTCGGCTCGGTAGCTCGCCGCGAGGCGGCACCCCACAGCGACATCGACCTGCTGGTGGTCTGGCCGGATACAACTGAAGAGTCGACCCGATGGTCAGCGGCCGCGGACATCGCGGTAGCGGTGGCACGATTGACCGGCAACCCCTGTACCCCGTTGGTCTACACCGAAGACGAGTATGCCGGCCTACCTGAACGGGCACCCGCGTTCGCGGCGTCTCTGGACCGGGACTCCATCGACCTGCTCGCCTATCGCGTATGA